The following nucleotide sequence is from Apium graveolens cultivar Ventura chromosome 4, ASM990537v1, whole genome shotgun sequence.
ataatcaatgtatatatcattattatcattGATAATATAAACAAatctatatataaaatgacaaatggattttcacccgccatacggacgtctgcgtatgcaggttatctccgatcaataataaattaaagtGGACAATCCTGCATAAGTTAGTTATGGGCAAAGTTATTATCCGATAattatgcaatttataaattaaggttcccactatatttcggtattacccaaaattaaatggtaccgtaaaataatttaataggcggtgctccggcatatatttaaattattagtatagggtgtaaccacgtctatttcggtcacatatatatatatatataaattatatgtagatggtgtaaccacgtctactcatatatatgcatatttaaattaaaattatatcttCTCAATTTCGGCAGGACTTCATACTGATAACGTGTTGTAAAATACTAACTATATTATAACAATAGCTGGATTAATGAAAGGGTTGAAGAGCTGATAAAAGAAGAATGCAAGCAAATGAGAGGAATGTTGCTGCTCGGAGGTGTGTTTTTATTCATCACAAACGAAGCTATTTATAGCCAAAACAAGATATAAGAAAATTAAATGTAATGCGAAGATTTCTAAGTCTAAGTCTAGCCTTCCTACAACGTAGACATATTTTTCTTAATTAAGAAGAAAAAATAAGTGGTTGAATAAAAAGTAGTATTGTGTATGATATACGATCGGAGTACAATCTAGAAAGTGTTATAGTTGAAGAAAAGAGGCGGAGATGAGTACTGGAAACGAAAATGAACCGGCGAAGCTGCTACTTCCTTATTTACAACGCGCCGATGAGTTGCAAAAGCACGATCCTCTCGTCGCCTATTACTGTAATCCAATCCCTAATCCTAactcatttttaattattaattttttaattctcatatctatatttatttaattacttaattgTGATTCGGATTGTCCAGGTCGATTGTATGCTATGGAAAGAGGATTGAAGATCCCCCAAACTGACCGTACTAAGACCACCAATTCTCTCCTTGTTTCTCTTATCAAACAACTCGAAAAGGTTTTTATTATTTCAACGGGTCAATTTCGATTTAAGCTTAATTTAGTTATAATTCAATAAAGCGGAAAGGAAGTATGTTATAATAATTGGTTCGAGTTGTGTTTGATACTGGCGATTAAGTTTTGGGTTgctattttaatttttaataggATAAGAAGTCACTAGAGTTGACACCGGATGACAGTTTACACATTGAGGGATTTGCCTTGAATGTGTTCGCAAAAGCAGATAAGCAAGATCGGGCTGGCCGGGCTGATAAGTACCATTCTTAATCCCCTTCTTACTTGCATTTTACTATACACTGATTGGATTTAGTATGTCTTATTGCTACAGCTTGCTTTAATGGACATACAAGGGTAGGTCGTTTGATTTGAATTGTGTTTGGGTCTCATTTAGAAATGATTTTTAGTTATATGGGACTGGAAACGTTTCCGTAACCTTTAATTAGTCCTCAGCTACACATAAAttgaaatttttgaaatttgCGGTTACCTACATTTAGATTTTGGACTTAAAGTTGATAACTCAGTTTAGGTGGATAAATTTTCATCATGTTGTAGAATTTTGGTTGTGTTGCAAAATTAGAGATACAGAAAAGTGGTTGTACTTGATTTGTTAAGGTAGAGGTCTCAGGTCCCTCTCCAGTGTGATGTACTTGGTATGTTTTGTTTGGTTTACCACTTTACTTGTATTATAAGTTGTAATACATGTGGTACAGTTATGTCAGATTTTGCTGCTACACGATGATGTTTACTTAGATTTTATAGCCATCGTGCCAGTGGTTTCAACCTccaaaattttaatatatgataaacatggtTTGTGTTTCTTTTTAACATTATCATATTGATAATTGCAAGGCTATACCTTTATATAGTTCCTGCTTCTCCTAAGTGAAAAGAAAAAAGGGACGTGAGTTGAACAGAGTAGATATCTTTGTTAACTTGGATGTTGGAATGACTTGCCATTCCTTCATACAAACTTGCAATCTCTTGTGCTGCTGCTTGTTCTTTATCAGTTATGACCTTACAATTTTTTTGCAGGAGTACCGCAAAGACCTTCTATGCTGCAAGTATTTTCTTTGAAATTCTTAATCAGTTTGGCCCACTTCAACCTGATGTAAGTCTCTGGCTACCTTTCCATATTCGCATGTTTATGTATGCAAGTCATCATTAAATGGATGTAGTTGATCAGTAATCATgtgcaaaataaatattttaatttttaatttttctttgGCAGCTGGAACAGAAACAAAAATATGCAGCATGGAAAGCCGCAGATATAAGCAAAGCTCTAAAAGAAGGAAGGACACCCGTACCAGGCCCTCCCGGAGGTGATAATGATATATCTAGCCCGGTAAGTAGTAATTATGTATGTTCTATACCATCTCTTCTGGTTAATGATATATAAGACTTGTAAGAATTATATCAGTTATTTTATGCAAGAATACATCGGTTATTTTATGCAAGACAAATGTACCGAACTGTTGGTGACCAATTTAATCATATGCTAGTATTCTCCCAACTGCGAAGTGTTTAATTATTGCAGTATCAATATATACCATATATTGTTGGCGATGATATGTGGCTCAGAGGATTAGATGCTGAGACTTTATTTGCTTCTTACAAAATGAACTGTtattggcttaacttgttcaagTGCATATGAAGAATAAATAACATGGTAATCAGTTTGTGGTTGTCTAACTATAACATTCTCTTTTTGTAGAATTCTGAGCCAGGCAATACTGATCCGGTTATGAAATCTGCATCAGAGTATGATCCATCAACCCAGTCTTATGAAAGTGTTGATCCCAAACAATCCTTAACCACTACTCCATCACCTTTACCTCCCGCAAAAAACCTTACACCACCTCCCTCCAACATTCCTCCATCTCCTTATCCTACAAACAATTTTCAGTCCCCTAGTTTTCATCAGCCTCCAACCAATGATTATTCATCCCATACTTACCATCAACCTCCCCCGAACGATGATTACTCATCCCAT
It contains:
- the LOC141721334 gene encoding protein HOMOLOG OF MAMMALIAN LYST-INTERACTING PROTEIN 5-like, which translates into the protein MSTGNENEPAKLLLPYLQRADELQKHDPLVAYYCRLYAMERGLKIPQTDRTKTTNSLLVSLIKQLEKDKKSLELTPDDSLHIEGFALNVFAKADKQDRAGRADKSTAKTFYAASIFFEILNQFGPLQPDLEQKQKYAAWKAADISKALKEGRTPVPGPPGGDNDISSPNSEPGNTDPVMKSASEYDPSTQSYESVDPKQSLTTTPSPLPPAKNLTPPPSNIPPSPYPTNNFQSPSFHQPPTNDYSSHTYHQPPPNDDYSSHNSHQPPNFTSRPENNTYAQPYQQQSFPQEPRPHFSQYPSHDTSYTYPNFQTYPSFTESSLPAAPTHQPSYHQGSDSSYNITSASDASNYPSSVQQSSNGRNGTVSDLAPASVQEFKYDSNYQPPPEKIAEAHKAARFAVGALAFDDVSIAVDYLKKSLELLTIPSAGQ